The SAR202 cluster bacterium genomic interval TGAGTCAAGCCTTCATCCCCCTCGCCGGCGCCAGCGATTCCAACAACTTCTGCGCCGAGAGCGCAATCTCCTCCACTGCTCTGTTGAAAACCGCCTCATTAGCCTGCGACGGCTTCCGATACCCGCTTATCTT includes:
- a CDS encoding DUF2277 domain-containing protein; translation: MCRSIKTLRVAAAPASFEDVNAAALQFVRKISGYRKPSQANEAVFNRAVEEIALSAQKLLESLAPARGMKA